The Gloeobacter violaceus PCC 7421 DNA window ATGGGTCGAGGCTCGAGCGCAGCACCAGCAGGATAATCACCGTCACCTCGAATTTGAGGATGAGGCAGATCACGCCCACGGCGACCACGGCGGCGGCCCCCACCAGCAGGGGCGATTTGACCAGGGCGGCCCCGACCAGAGCGCACCCGGCGATAAAGGCCACCAGGGCGATCCAGCCGCCCGAGCGGTTGAGCAGGGCTCCTTGCATGGGATATTCCTAACTAATGGCGATGCAGCAATCGTCGGCGCGCACCGAGCGCACGACCGTATCGGCGACGCTCAGGCGAAAGGCTGCCGCCGACCAGACCACCGAGTCGAGCACCCGGGCGCCGTGATTGAGGATGGTGCCGTCGCCGATGCAGGAGTTGCCCTCGATGATGGCGGTGGAGTGGATGTAGCAGTGATCCCCCACCAGGGCAGTGGGCGAGATGCGCGCCCCCGGCTCGATGACCGTGTGGCGGCCGATGCGCGACTGCAGCCCCGGTTGGCTCAACAGATCCCAGTGGGTGTGCAGGTACTGGCTGAGGGTGCCGATGTCCGACCAGTAGGCTTTGGTCTCCAGCGCGTAGATGGGCGCCCCTTTAGCCACCAGCATCGGAAACAGTTGCGAGCCGAAGTCGAATTCTTCTGCGGCGGGAATGAAGTCAAAAATTTCCGGTTCGAGCATGTAGATGCCCATGTTGACCAGATTCGAGCGCGCGGTGCCGGGGGCGGGTTTTTCTTGAAAGGAGCGCACGCGCCCGTCCGGGTCGCACACCAGCACCCCAAAGCGCGACGGGTCGCTCACGACGGTGGTGGCGATGGTGGCCAGCGCCCCCCGGGTGCGGTGAAAAGCCAACAGTTCGGAAAAATCGAGATCGGTCACCACGTCCGCCGAGGTGACCACGAAGGTGCCGCCCTGCAGGTAAGCCGCCTGGCGGCGCACCCCGCCCGCGGTGCCCAACAGCTGCGTCTCGTGGGAGTAAGCGAGATCGACGCCGTACTCGTAGCCACTGCCAAAGGCCCGCTCGATCTTTTCGCCCTGATAGTGCAAGTTGGCCATCGCTTCACAAAAACCGTGCTCGCGGCACAGATCGAGCATGCGACCCATCACCGGCCGATTCAGTACAGGGACCAGGGGTTTGGGCACCAGGTTGGTGAGCGGACGCAGGCGGGTTCCCTTGCCCGCCGCCAGGATGAAGGCTTTCATATAATTTGCACACCTCTATGAAGAACCGTTGGGCTGGGAACAAAGCCGGGCCGCGCAGGTGCTGCAGCCCGGCAGGAACAGCGCGGCCTCTAGAAAAAGCGGAACGGGAAGGTGAAGATGCGCAGTATGTCGCCCAGCGGTCCCAAAAACGCGCGGGACTGATCGGCGGCGGTAAAGCTGCCGCCGCGGCCGACGAAGACGACATCGCCGTTGCGCACCTGGACTTTTTGGCTGCCGTCGGAGACTTTGTTGAGGTTGAGGGCGACGCGCTCGATGCGGCCGTTGGGGAGCATGCGGGCTACCGAGATGTCCTCAAGGTTGGCTTCGGTGGTGGCGCCGCCCGCTGCGGAGATGGCGTTGAGCAGGCCCGAGCGCGGGTCGATATCTACCGAGCCGGGCCGCTTCACCTCGCCTGCCACCTGCACGCTGATCGTCCGGGGGGCGAGCGAGGAGGTGGCCACCTGCTGGGCCATGTCCTCGGTAATTTTGTCGTCCGCAGGCAGGGTGGGCACCTGGATGGTGTCGCCGTCGGTGAGGGTCAGATCGCGCCGGAAATCGCCGGTCTGCAGCGCCTCCCAGAGGTTGACGGTCTCTTTTTGATCGCCGTCCGGCAGCTGGCGAATCAGGGTGACTTGTCGCACGTCGGCGCGGTGGGTGACCCCACCGGCCAGGGCGATGGCGTTGGAGATGCGCTCGACCCCGACCCGCCGGGTGAGGCCGCCCTGGGTACCGCCCGTCGCCATAGCGCCGGTCTGGGGCAAGAATACCTGCGGGCCGGGGCGCATCACCTCACCCACGACGTTGACCTGCAGGGGCCGCGTCTCCATCACCGACACGGCAATCACCGGTTTTTTGAGGATGCCGGTGAACTGGCTGCGCAGGTGCTCAGATAAGTCCTCCGGGGTGCGCCCGGCGGCGCGCACCGCGCCCACGTACATGATGTTGATCGTGCCGTCGGGCAAAATCGTCTGCTCGCGCGAAAGGTCCACGAAGCCCAGCACATCGATGCGGATCTGATCGCCGGAGCGCAGGCGGTAACCCTGGTTGGTCACCGACGCGTCGAAGCTCGCCACCGGGGCCGCCGCCTGCTGGGCCGGGGCGGGTAGGCCCGCCCCCACAGCGGCGGTGCAGGCGAGGCTTAAGGACAACCAAAAGGTTCTATTCATGGCACGCTCGCTCATTCGGGAAGAAGCAGCTGTTTTCTGGGCTTGCTGGTGCGGTCGTAGTAGTAGCTCGCCGTCATGTCCTCGGCGGCGTCGACGCCGTTGAAGACGGTGCCGAGCAGCGGGATGCGGTTGCGGTCGAGGGTCTGTTTGAGGTGCTTGAGGTGCTCGATGTCCGCGTGGCCGGGCCTGAGGACCAACAGCACCCCTTCGGAGCGGGCCGCGAGGCTGTGGCCGTGGGCGTAACCCGCCATGGGCGGCGTGTCGATGATGATCTGCTCGTAATGGGGTTCAAGCGCACCGATGAGCGCGTCGACCGCCTCCTCGTCGAGCAGGCTGCCGGAGTCGGGCAACTGCAGGCTGCCTGCCCCGAGCACATCGAGGTTGCTCACCGCCGTCTGCTGCACGTAGTTGCCGACGCTGCCCGCGCTGGGGCGGTGGAACAGCCATTCCGCCAGGCCCCCCCGGCCCTCCAGGCCGAAGGTCTCACTGAGGCTCGGGCGCACCAGATCGGCGTCGACGACGAGGGTGCGCCGGCCGGCCCGGGCCATCGCCCGGGCGAGGTTGGTGGCGACGGTGGACTTGCCCTCGTTGGCCACGGCCGAACTCACCACGATCACCGCCGCCTTGCCGGGGGCACCGGGCACCAGAAAGCGCAAGTTCATGCACAGCATCCGGTAGCTCTCGCGGTTCCAGGCGTGGATGAGCCGCTCCGAAGAAGATTCCAGCAGCGGCAGCGAGGCGAGCACCGGCACCTGCAGCAGATCTTGCATCTGCTGGGAGTTGATGCTCTTGCGGCCTGCTTCCAGCAAAGCGACGATCCCGGAAGCGGCCCCAAGACCCAGCACGGTGCCTGCCACCGCCAACAGCGGGAAGTTGGGCCAGACCGGTTTTTCCGGTTCGCTCGCCGGATCGACCACCCGCACATTGGCAAAGGTTTGAGCCTCGGCAATCTTGGCTTCCTCCAGGCGGCTGGCAAGCAGATTGTAGGCGGCACCGTCAAGTTGCACCTGGCGGTCGAGCTGGGCCAGGGTCACCTGCCGCTCCGGCAGGGTCGCCAGGCGGCCCCGGTAGCGGTTAATCGAAGCTTCGACACTTGCCAGTTCCTGGCGGCCGCCGCTCAGGCGCGCTTCGAGGTCGGACATTTGGCCGGTGATATTTTGCGAAACCGGATCGACCGCACCGGTGCGGCTGCCTCCCAGGGCTTTGACCCGGCGGGCGATAAGCCGGTTGAGTTCTCTTTGCTGCTCGCGCAGGTTGATCATCTGGGGGTGGCGCTCGCCCAGTTGGGCACTCTGGCGGGCAATCTCGGCGTCGAGGTCCGCCAGGGCGCGCCGGTTGGCCTGCAGGTCCGGATCGGCGCTCACCGCCACATCGGTCACCGCCTGCTGGGTGGACTTGCCCCCCAGTTGGCGCCGCAGTTGGGCGATTTGCGAATTTAAGGAGCCATTGGTCGCCTGCAGGCGGCGGCCTGTGGCCTCCAGTTCCCCCAGTTCGCGCACGGCCGCCTGCGCCTCGACGGTGACTTCCACCGATCCCGACCGCTTCTGGTACTGCTGGCGGCGCCGCTCGCTGTCTTTGAGCCTGCGCTCGACCCCAGGCAGTTTCTTCTCGATAAATTCGCGCAGCGTCGTGGCCCGGGCGCGGTTGCTTGCGATCGTGTCGTCGATGAGCGTCTGGGCCAGGGCCGTGACGACGCTGCGGGCAATCTGGGGATCGGTGTTGGTGAAGGCCATGTCCACCATGTCGGTACCCAGGACGCTTTCGATGGCGAGCCCCGAGCGCAACTCCTCGGGGGTGAACGCTTCGCCGTTCACCGGGTTGCGAAGCTTGTACTTGTCGATCGCCGTGTTCAAGATGGCATGGGTCTTGACCAACTCCATCTTGTTCTCGAGCGGATCGCTGGTGCGGGTAAAGGGAGTGCCCTCGGCGAAGCCTTCGAGCATCTGCATGCGCGGAGCATTGTCGAGGAAAATAAACCGCATCTGGGACTTATAGATGGGCGTGGTGACAAAGCCGACCGCCATCGCCGAGCCCAATACCGCGCAGAAAGCAAGCGCAGCCCAGAGCCAGTGGCGCTGAAAGGCCGCCAGGATCGATGAGAGTGTGGTCATGGTGATTACGAAAATAAATGACGACTAGTGGAAAACGACCGGTAACAACTCCCCTGAGAGGCTGTGGGTGCCGGGGCATGGCACCCGATACTCGGAAAGCTACTCGGCAGGCTGCAAAATGCGCCGGGCGGCAAGGGCGATGTTTTGCTCACGGTGGAGCCGGTCGCTCAAGCGGCCCACGGGCAACTCCACGTCCGCAAAGGTGATGGGCTGGTCGATGGCGATGTCGCGCAACAGCCGGCAGCCGTCGGTGAGACCCATGGGCAGCAGGTTCTCGGCGCGGGCCGTCCGGGCATTCTCGAGCATGCCGTAGCAGGTGAAACCGCCGATGCCGTCCAGGATCTCCCCGGCTCCCAGCGGCCGTTTCGCCTGGGCGATCACTTCGCAGACCGGTTCGCCGATGGGGACGACAGCCGCGTCGCCCAGCAGCACCGCCCGCGCCACCGTCAAAGGCGCCTCCAGCGGGCTCAGGTGAAAGGGTGTGTAGAACGTATAGACCGGCCCGTCGCCCATCTTATAGAAGCGCATATAGCGCTGCTTGAGCGGGTTCTCGCTGTAACCGAGCACGAACACCCCAAAACTCGGTTGGGCACCCAGGAGGTAGTCCACCAGACCGCCGCGCATCAGCTCATCAAGGTCAAACAGACCGGGAGCTTCATCGACGTGGCCGGCGGTGGGTGCGTACATGCCACGCTTGCCGACGCCGAAGCCGGTGGCGTTGGCCACCGTGCACATCTCCATGGCGATCTTGGTCCCGTCGGCAAAGGAGGTGACCATTTTCGTGCGCTGGAAGTTGGCCTCAGCCCAGGCTTTTTGGGTCTCGGGAGTGCGCCGACAGTCGAGCAGGCTCTTGATGTTGCCGCACAGCAAGGGCTTGAAGCCCAGGGTCCGCACGTAGCGAAACAGATTCATGATCACCCCCGGCTGGTCGCCGTCGGCGTTGGTGAACACCACCCCCGCCCGGTCGGCGTAGGCTTTGAGCACCGGCCCGAGGGTTGCATCCAGTTCGGCGTTCATCAAAATGACGTGCTTGCCGTGCTCGATCGCCCTCAAGATCACCCGGGCGCCAAATTCGACCTCGCCGGTAATTTCGACGATGGCGTCGATGTTGCCCGCATCGCACAGCAAGAACGGGTCGTCGGTGACGGTGTAGTGCCCCTCGGCGACGGCCGTCTCCAACTGGCCGGTGGTCTCGACGGTGCGCACCTGCTCCACTCCCGCCTCGCGGTAGGCGCGTTTGGCCCCGTCGAGGGTGCGGTTGGCGATGGCCACCAGTTTCATGCCGGCCATCGACGTGACAATCTGCATCGCCAGACCGCGGCCGGCAAAACCGGCACCGACCATGCCGACGCGGATAGGCTTGCCTTCCGCTTGGCGCCGTTCAAGCATCGAATCGATAATAATCATGGCATCTCCTAGGAGTTCTCGGGGGAAGGGTAGATGAAAAGGCGGCGGGCTTGGGCCGGGCTAGCAGGCGGTCAGGGGCACGGCCGACCGCTGGAAGCAGGCGTCCTGCTCCGCCCGCAGCCGGTCGCAAAGCCGCCCTGGCGGCAATACGACATCGTCGTAGCACAGTACCTGGTCTTGGGCGATGTCGCGCCGCAGGCGGCAACCTTCGGCCAGCCCCATCGGCAGCAGCCGCCCGGCCGCCGCCGCTTCGGCGTTCTCGCACTGGCCGTAACTCAGGTAGTGACCGATGCCATCCAGGGTTTCCCCGGCCTCGAGGGGGCGCTTGGCCGTCGCCACTACCTCCACCACCGGGGCGCCGAGGGGGGCAAGCACGGCGTCCGCGAACAGCACCGCCCGCGCCACCGAGAAGGGCACCTCGAAGTGGCACAGGTGATAGGGCGTATAGAAGCTGTACAGCGGCCCCTCGCCCAGTTTGTACAGGTTAAGGTAGTGGCGCTGGGTCGGGTCGTCGCAGCCGGCCAGCACGAACACCCCCGGGCCGGGGGAAGCGCCGACTACGTAATCGACGATCCCTCCCCAGGCTTTGAGCTGGGCAATATCGTAAACCCGGGTCAGCTCGTCGACATGGCCCCGGTGCTCGTAGCCGAGCATGCCCCGCTGGGCTACGCCCATGCCGGTGGCGTTGGCGACGATGGCCTGCTCGAAGGAGATCTTGGTGCCGTCGGCAAAGCTGGTGACCATGTGCGGTTTTTGTCCCCAGCGGCGGGCGAAGGCCTCCTGGGTGGTGGGGTTGCGGTAGGGGTCGTGCAGGCCTTTGACGTTGCCGCAGACGAGGGGAGTCAGGCCCATCGAGCGCACGAAGCGCCACAGATTCATCTGGACGCCGGGCTGATCGCCATCGCAGGCGGTATAGACGACGCCCGCCCGATCGGCGTAGCGCTTGAGGATCGGCCCGAGGGTGCCGTCGAGTTCGGCGTTCATCAAGACGACGTGTTTGCCGTGGGTGAAGGCGGCGAGCGCCACCTGCGCGGCGTATTCGACGGAGCCGGTGACTTCGAGGATGGCGTCGACGTTGTCCGCTTCGCACAGCAGGCAGG harbors:
- a CDS encoding GumC family protein; translated protein: MTTLSSILAAFQRHWLWAALAFCAVLGSAMAVGFVTTPIYKSQMRFIFLDNAPRMQMLEGFAEGTPFTRTSDPLENKMELVKTHAILNTAIDKYKLRNPVNGEAFTPEELRSGLAIESVLGTDMVDMAFTNTDPQIARSVVTALAQTLIDDTIASNRARATTLREFIEKKLPGVERRLKDSERRRQQYQKRSGSVEVTVEAQAAVRELGELEATGRRLQATNGSLNSQIAQLRRQLGGKSTQQAVTDVAVSADPDLQANRRALADLDAEIARQSAQLGERHPQMINLREQQRELNRLIARRVKALGGSRTGAVDPVSQNITGQMSDLEARLSGGRQELASVEASINRYRGRLATLPERQVTLAQLDRQVQLDGAAYNLLASRLEEAKIAEAQTFANVRVVDPASEPEKPVWPNFPLLAVAGTVLGLGAASGIVALLEAGRKSINSQQMQDLLQVPVLASLPLLESSSERLIHAWNRESYRMLCMNLRFLVPGAPGKAAVIVVSSAVANEGKSTVATNLARAMARAGRRTLVVDADLVRPSLSETFGLEGRGGLAEWLFHRPSAGSVGNYVQQTAVSNLDVLGAGSLQLPDSGSLLDEEAVDALIGALEPHYEQIIIDTPPMAGYAHGHSLAARSEGVLLVLRPGHADIEHLKHLKQTLDRNRIPLLGTVFNGVDAAEDMTASYYYDRTSKPRKQLLLPE
- a CDS encoding NAD(P)H-dependent oxidoreductase — protein: MIIIDSMLERRQAEGKPIRVGMVGAGFAGRGLAMQIVTSMAGMKLVAIANRTLDGAKRAYREAGVEQVRTVETTGQLETAVAEGHYTVTDDPFLLCDAGNIDAIVEITGEVEFGARVILRAIEHGKHVILMNAELDATLGPVLKAYADRAGVVFTNADGDQPGVIMNLFRYVRTLGFKPLLCGNIKSLLDCRRTPETQKAWAEANFQRTKMVTSFADGTKIAMEMCTVANATGFGVGKRGMYAPTAGHVDEAPGLFDLDELMRGGLVDYLLGAQPSFGVFVLGYSENPLKQRYMRFYKMGDGPVYTFYTPFHLSPLEAPLTVARAVLLGDAAVVPIGEPVCEVIAQAKRPLGAGEILDGIGGFTCYGMLENARTARAENLLPMGLTDGCRLLRDIAIDQPITFADVELPVGRLSDRLHREQNIALAARRILQPAE
- a CDS encoding polysaccharide biosynthesis/export family protein, with translation MNRTFWLSLSLACTAAVGAGLPAPAQQAAAPVASFDASVTNQGYRLRSGDQIRIDVLGFVDLSREQTILPDGTINIMYVGAVRAAGRTPEDLSEHLRSQFTGILKKPVIAVSVMETRPLQVNVVGEVMRPGPQVFLPQTGAMATGGTQGGLTRRVGVERISNAIALAGGVTHRADVRQVTLIRQLPDGDQKETVNLWEALQTGDFRRDLTLTDGDTIQVPTLPADDKITEDMAQQVATSSLAPRTISVQVAGEVKRPGSVDIDPRSGLLNAISAAGGATTEANLEDISVARMLPNGRIERVALNLNKVSDGSQKVQVRNGDVVFVGRGGSFTAADQSRAFLGPLGDILRIFTFPFRFF
- a CDS encoding nucleotidyltransferase family protein; this encodes MKAFILAAGKGTRLRPLTNLVPKPLVPVLNRPVMGRMLDLCREHGFCEAMANLHYQGEKIERAFGSGYEYGVDLAYSHETQLLGTAGGVRRQAAYLQGGTFVVTSADVVTDLDFSELLAFHRTRGALATIATTVVSDPSRFGVLVCDPDGRVRSFQEKPAPGTARSNLVNMGIYMLEPEIFDFIPAAEEFDFGSQLFPMLVAKGAPIYALETKAYWSDIGTLSQYLHTHWDLLSQPGLQSRIGRHTVIEPGARISPTALVGDHCYIHSTAIIEGNSCIGDGTILNHGARVLDSVVWSAAAFRLSVADTVVRSVRADDCCIAIS
- a CDS encoding NAD(P)H-dependent oxidoreductase, whose product is MILIDKALQLRAERRQPVRVAMVGAGFMGLGIAQQIVQFVPGMELVAIAGRRLESAVHVYRQAGLEEVVPVETAAQLERAIAEGRPAVTEDACLLCEADNVDAILEVTGSVEYAAQVALAAFTHGKHVVLMNAELDGTLGPILKRYADRAGVVYTACDGDQPGVQMNLWRFVRSMGLTPLVCGNVKGLHDPYRNPTTQEAFARRWGQKPHMVTSFADGTKISFEQAIVANATGMGVAQRGMLGYEHRGHVDELTRVYDIAQLKAWGGIVDYVVGASPGPGVFVLAGCDDPTQRHYLNLYKLGEGPLYSFYTPYHLCHFEVPFSVARAVLFADAVLAPLGAPVVEVVATAKRPLEAGETLDGIGHYLSYGQCENAEAAAAGRLLPMGLAEGCRLRRDIAQDQVLCYDDVVLPPGRLCDRLRAEQDACFQRSAVPLTAC